The sequence ATTTCCTCTTGTTTGGTTCGACATTGTGTTTTATCTTATGTCACTTTGTTGACTGTAGTCaaaagatttcttttttttttattgtgtgtgtgtgggtgtgtTATCGCAAACAAATGACCCAGAACTGGATGATGGTTCGTTGAGGTATTCCTAATGCTGAGTCTTAACATTGCAAGTGGCCAAGTGCCGCATGAACCTTTTGCATTTTGCCAAAGGGGAGTcatatacccccccccccccccccccccagaaaaaaaggaaaaagaaaaaaaaaacttccatgCTGAGTTAGATGGTTATCACATTCTTTTCTCTCCGTATTGGCATTCGCTCGGCTTCTCTTCGTTAGACCAGGTTCAACAGTATAGCCAACtaatagctccaattcatctacaACCAATCTAATAggtcatttatacaatagttacatactacactattaatacttggtcccacctgtcatacacacaccgtgttttggagtccgtgctacagctggttaCAAATCTTTTGCCCGCTACTATTCTCTTTCcccatttatctccttaaaacaTATTTGTAGCtagtttatagcctgctattgtacctactctaatGTGAGCAATTTATAGTGaagtttttattattattttttttttggttctgaTGTGCAACAGCGGTCAAGGATGAACTGTCATAATTGCATTGTGATGTGGATCAGGCTTAAAGCAAGGAATGTCCCAACAAACTAATTTGACATTTGGAGCAGCTGAGCTTGAAAGCCGAGCAGGGAAATTCAGATGGATTTTGCCATTTCGGCAACACGAGGAAGACAAATCCTTTTGACTGTTCTCTGAATGAACTGTCACAGTGGATAAGCCTTTCTGTACTCAGTCGTCTGTAAATGTAAAAGAGCTGCAACAATCTTCTGAAACATCATTGAACCTGTGTTAATTTGATTTAATGATGACCCAAACTCCTCTTCACCTTGTTTTGTATTCTCTTCGTCCTATAAAAAACTAAACTAGTACTAGATGGAACACATTCCAAACATACATATGTTCAGTTTCATTGTATTAGTATATATCACGTTCagttttatatttgtttttttaaggacggagggagtacttgtgtTATTAATTTCTGACCTGCCTGAGTTCAGGCCTAGTTTAGTTCCCCAATTCCTTTTTCTAAAAAGTCACATTGAATATGTGAACATATGCaaagagcattaaatatagataaaaataaaactaattgcacagtttgtatggaaatcgcgagacgaatcttttaagtctaattagtccatgattagctataagtactatagtaacccacatgtactaacgaaggattaattaggcttaataaattcgtctcgcggtttacaggcgagttatgaaattagtttttttgaGGAAGAACTGAATTTACACACCATCAACTCTTCCCTTtgtattctcaaaaaaaaaaaaaactcttcccTTTGTCAAGAGCAGTTCTGTTTATCTTTtcagtaacaaaaaaaaaaaagagagaggcgCAATCTCAGCCGTGCACAAATCCATCGACGGCGCAGAATCACCCGCCGCGATCCTctcatccccttcctcttcctcccggaCTCCCGGTCTAccccgacgccgcggcgcggctGCTTCCTCTCATCGATTCCGCCTCAGATCGGGGAGGAATCGCGGCGAGATCGGCCGCTCCGAATCCGATCCGCGCACGTGGTCTCGCCGGCGGGGTCAGGTTGGTTcgcgggagccgccgccgccgccgacgacgacgacgatggccatggagacgccgccgccgttccagGAGTCCGCCCACTGCGACGTCTGCCGCTGCACCTTCACCACCTTCCGCCGCCGCGTACGAATATTCCTCTCCCTTATCCCTCTCCCTCGCTCCGTGGGTGGATCGCCTATGGCGTGAGTCGGATCGTGGATCGCTACTTGGGTAGCAGTGGGGGAGAGTATCGTGTTCTCTGATTTGCTGACGGATTTTACGCTGTTGTTGCAGCATCACTGCCGCAACTGCGGGAGGACGCTCTGCCACGAGCACTCGTCGTACCACATGGTGAGAACTCAGTAAACTGAGGATGTTTTGGTGTGATTCCGTGGGAAATTTGTGCTTGATCTACTAGCAGTGCAAGTGCCTGGGGAGTTTGGGTTTGCGGTTTTGACTCATTTGCTTCAACTTCAATTGGTTGGTTGCAGGCTCTCCCACAGTACGGGATATACACGGACGTCAGAGTCTGCTATGATTGCTTCAACAAATCCTCCAGGTAGCCAGCCTATGATTTATTTTACTGCTAGAATCTAACTGTCTACTCACTTGTATTTGGGTTAGGTATAACTGAATAAGCAGCTTTCCTTGATCACCTCCGAGCGCACCCTGTATAATTTACTTATGTCCTGTATAATGTTGCAGTCGTGGTGGTGTTGGCAATGCCGGTTCACCTGGGAGTGTATCTAGTGCAGCTGACTCCTTTTCAGGGTTAAACTTGGGGGAAGATGATGCTTCATCACCTATGAAAAATTCAGCGTTTCACAGTGCACCTGCTGTTATTGAGTGCAAATGTGGAATGCCTTTGTGTATATGCGAGGCTCCGAAACCAGAACCTGTGCCTGTAAAGGTAGATGACAGTCCATTTTATTTTATCAACACCTAAGTTTTGTGTGCCTCCACCTAACGAGCATATGCAGCAGAGTATCAGCACAACTTCCTCAAGTGCACAGTCGAATCCTAGGCCAAAAAAATCTTCTACCAATCAACAATCTGCTGAATCAAGTGTCAAGAAGGCTTCGGCCACTTCAAGCAGCAACTCAAGGTTCGTTAGAAttcactttcttgtattctgaAGAGAAATGCTTGACTTATTATTGTGATATATATCTCTATTAAGTATTATCCTTTGTAGTATACTGTGCCAAAATACGCTCAGCTTTATTTGGCAAGATCTAGAAGCATGTTCTGGTCATTATCTCACTGCCACCTTTTCTGCACGCTTGTTTTGTAATCAAAACTTTGACATATCTGCATTAGGCATAGGTGTTCAAACTGATCCTCAGATCTCTTGGgtataatcttattattattgtatTGCAGCTCATTCTTAAATCTTGGCCTGATGAGCAATGATACTAATGATAAGGGTCCTTCTGAATATGATGTTACTGGGGAGGTAAGTTTGTTTAAAAGAATACCTCAACAGCTCCTTTCTATTCTATTTTTCAGCATACAGTACAAGGTGGTATTTCTGGCCTGGCAAGTTTAAGTCTGTCTAACCCAGTTATTACTCCTTGTAGGGACTGAGGGAAGCAATTAAGAGTGGGGATATTAAAGCTGTCAAGAAACTTCTCAGCCAGGTAATGTTGTCCTCTCTTGTCTGATTTTGTCATCTTGATTCTTACCTCCAACATTGGGcagggagtggattctaattaCTGCGATAAGCAAGGATTTACTTTGCTACATTTGGTATGTGCCCTTTTATTATGTCCCTTTTGGTTGACTTTTATTGTTGTATCATTTTCTTAAATACCTCCATAAATCTGTTCATACAAGATAACAAGAGTAACAGAATTTGCTGTGTAAAGACAAGCACATCCATGCATCAGGATAACATACAACAAGAATGCATTGTACTGTGCATTAGGATAACATACAACAGAATGCAATAGGTACTGAAAATAACCTATCTTCTGATCAATGAAATATCCAAGAAAGACTTCTTTAAaacaatctattttttttatcgattAGTTGCTTCCTTATGTGTAAATTTCCATACAATTGACAAACCTTCATCCCGGCATGAACACTTATCCCAGTTCATTTGTAAATTATCTAGTTGTAATACATATGATCACTGTCTAACATACATCCTTTTCTGGACAATTGCAGGCTGCACTATTTAACCAGACAGTGATTGCTCTTATTCTCATGGATAATGGAGCAAATATTCAGAGCAAAAATGGACAAGGTTGCTTCTTTTTACTACTTGAACCCATTCATATAAGCACAGAAGATCATTTAAATACATTATCTCCCATTTTCAGTCCCACCCTTGTTTTCTGCAATTTGCTTGAATTGCACGTTAGCTTCGATGACCTCAGGGGCCTTTTATGCTTTTACTGTATTTATGTTCCTCAAGGTCAGGCAGGCTTGGGTAGAATAGAAGCAGTACTATGTACCTGGGCTACCTGTTATGTTTAGCTGATGTAACAAGTGCCTTTTTGATAAGTTTATCTTGTTGAAGCAGATTTTTTGGATTATTAAACGCTAGACCGTTTTGGGTCAGGATTACGTTATACCAAATCCTAGCCTCGAGACAAATGCTCATTTCAGCTCATCTGTAGATATTTCTGCCAGCGCCTGGAGTTGTTAACAAATGCTAACAATCGTCATGAATTTCGTTGCGCAGGGGAAACTCCTTTGGATTGTGCTCCAGCCATGCTGCAATACAAGATGCGCCAGAGGATGGAAGAACTTGCGGCATCACAACGACCCTAGTGATATTTTTCTCCTCTTGTTCATGTGCCAAAGATGGTGCCCCCCCTTGCATGGCCCAGAATAAAACCATTTTTACCAACCGAGGGGCCTCTTTGCTGTGGGTATAGTAGTATTTCTGTTGGCACCATCGCCTACAAAATGTCAAAACAACACCAGCTCATAAACTGCATGTTTCGccagctaaaaaaataattcattgtgCTTAATCTTGCCATGTCATCGTGCATACATATGTTCATGTATATGTAATCATATGTCCTGGTTTATTATTAGCATTGGTCTGAAGAAAATCTGTATTTACTGTATTTTCTCGTTGAGGTGCCGAGCCGGTCAGCCGGCTGAAGGATAAAGTCAGCTGTTGGCTTGGGACAGCCTCGTCAGTGCCGCGGTGGCACtgatcttttttattccggGCGCCTACGAATAATATCTGGCGAGCTATTCGTCATGATCTTCTGTCTCTTAAGGTCAGTGACCAGCCCTAACATTCCATTAGGCGCGAGATATTTTTAAAAGAACGGACCACTTGCCGAGAGATCTTTTAGTGAAGAACGAGTCGATTGGCTTAGTACTTCTCTGAAGAAAATATTCCTTGTCACGAGGTATAACATCAAAGGCCGTTTTGGATTGGTGCTAAACTAtagctgtgtttagttacttctaaagttagaagtttgggttGTAATTAGTACGATGcaactgaaaagttatgtgtgtatgacaggttaatgtgatggaaaaagttggaagtttgaatccaaagtttggatctaaacagtCTATGTCTTACTAGTAGTTTAAATAGTATCATAGTATCATCTATATTGTAACATATTCTAACCCAGATAATGTGACACAATATAGTGCTGTAAACTTTGATATGACCAATGACCTAAATGTATCAATGACCTAGATGTATCCTATCTatcactatattttggaacggagcaaataaatatgattgtttggtttgaagccaaaagCACATGCTCAATTTAGCACAATACTAGAACATTCTTCATCCTAATACAAAATTTGGCTTCTAATTGACATAAATTAAAAACACTTGTTTACAATACTATCCTATCAAAACATTGTTTGTACCAAAATTTATCTAGTTTTTgacaatatcaaaattttggtaggatagTAAGCCAAACAAGCATGTAAAAGTAGTACTTGTGGGCTGTTAAAAACCAACAACCATTAGAAATGTATCAAAACAGTCACTTGTGGTTTATTTGCAGTACCACTTCGACTATTTAGTACACTAAAACACATCTGGCAATGTAGAAATGAAATAAACACTCGGACATTCGGTAATGCTCCTCAACAATCGGCGAAACGAAACGAGAGGGAAGACATAATAGTGTAGATAAAATTGACACACGTAACAAAACTACCATTACTAGTCAACATTACCATCAAACAAATATATCACCGTCTTTCCCACAATACTACAAAATGTGAactgcttctctttttttttatcagaccAGTTCCAAGCAACATCATGATCCAAGGAAAATATCTCGTAAGTCATAACCACCATCCACCAACAACCAGTTGACGGCATCATCCAATCGGAGAAGGAGAATGGCATGAACTTCTCATGcccaattttcctttttttttttaagaagggaATGTTTAGATCAtatcctaaaattttacaccatttcacatcgaacgtttgaacacctacatgaagtgttaaatataggctaaaaaataactaattatatagattgtgactaatttatgaatcttttaagcctaattgccccatgatttgataatgtgatgctacagtaaacatgtgctaatgacggattaattagacttaataaatttatctcaccGTTTATTGACTgatactgtaattagtttttttattagtgtccgaacactcCATGCGACACGCTATATAATACACCCGATGTGATACGCCAAACACCCCCCGAAAAACCACAGGCTAGGTGTGCAGAGAGGATCCCGCAACGCCGCACGCCACTGTCCTCCGAGAGAGATAATTTTTACTCGCCCCAAGCGTCGTCCACCGTGGCCACGTGGAAAAGCGACGCCACGGCGGATAAAAGagctccccttcctcttccccgtcgccgccgggcacGACCGCCACGCGCATTCCATttcgacgacgaggcggcggagctAGGGTTTGCGGCTTCTCTTCCTCGGCCTATCTCTCTCGTCTCAGGTATAGAGTGCTGCCGCCTCTcgttgtgtgtttgtgtgtttgCGCGGGATGCTGATGCGGTTGGTGTTgggggcgattttttttttttggttgcaggTGAATTTGTTGTGTTTGTGGTGGGGGACTTGGAGGGGAGATGATGGAGGAGGGGTTGGCGGTGGCGGATCTACGGGAGCTAGTGCATCTGCCGGTAATTTTTTCTCTCACTCTCTTCTTCATGccctttttttctccctttttgcGCGAGatttttgtgtttgtttttgTGATGTGGGTGGAGGGTGATTTAAGCTGTTAGTTTTGGTGGTGTGAATGAGCTAGGTGATTTTTCTGGTAGGGTAGCTTTTGAATTTGAGTTAGAACTAGAAGGAGCTGCTGCGCTAGAATTGAATCCCTGCGAATTGTTCAAGGCAAGAGCTCTCTCACGGCAATTAATTTCTCTAGCTAGTCAGCAATATCTAGCTCTCTCACGGCTTCCATGAGTTCTTTAATTTATGGTATTTCTGTTTATACAAGATCAGCAAGAACCAAGTGATTTTGCTCCctattattcattttttttacagtatCAATCCGTAAGTCAGCATGTAGTAGGTTGTGTTTCATGATCCACAAGTCAAACAAAGGTATATTTACAGTTTCAAGAAAATTATTGTACATATATAAGGCCTTAGATTTTTGTCTCGCCCTGGGCCTCCAGACGTGCAGGACCAGCCCTGCGCTAGATGCTAATATAGCTGGTCATTTcgtcattctttttttttatcgtcTGCGAGAAATGAAGAAATTGGACAGAAGAATGTGAGAAAGGTGGAATTTGAGGGTGGGCCGATTGTGCAACGGAAGGCTGTAAAGCATATAACGATCTGTGGATGCAAGGGGAAAAAAGGAGTGCCTGACAGCTGCGAGCTTGTGTAGAACACGGCGGTACAGGTCAATGCTTGAGCATCAAAGTTAACTTGTTGCTCCAGATGATTCATTTTGGATTTTGGTCATGGAACTTAAGCATGATGTTTTCTTAGTTAAGCGGAATGACCAGTTGGAGCATTTCTCCTAAGAATCTTTCTTTAGAAGGTTTATATGATATGGAATTAGGAGTATTTCTCTTCCATGATTGAGTATACAATATAATGTAATCTTGATGTGCTGAAAGCTTTTTGTTCTTTCCAGTCAATGAATAAGAAAAATCTGAATTATAATTCATCTTCCTTAGGTTATTCGTTCTACCACTGATGGCTGATTATTTTGGTGCATCTTCTAATGTCATAATTCGTTCTGAATGTATGCTTAATTGAGTGAATCATATCTTGTTCTTCAACCATCTATAAATGAACAAACCTCTGATTTTGGAATTTGGATGGTGtttgcattatttttttaagataatgtttgcattattaatttatatggAGTTCCTATGACGATTCATGAAGTTATTTCTTTCACTTGCCAGGATGTTCTGGTGGTATGCACTTCTGTTGGATGGACAAATGAAAAACACATGCTCTATCTTAGTTTATTGGAAGAATCTTTTGTAAGCCAATTACATGACAGTAAATACAGTTTCAAGGAACTGTTTAATCACTCTCCAGGTGCTTGTATACATGAACTATCATCGAAGGGACATGTTAAAAATGTGGAGGCTGAGCAGGTAGAGGCAAATGCATGTTTCCTCGTTTCTTCGCATGCAATGAAGTGTCTAGTTGTAACAATCAAATTAACCTCTTAAATTCAAATGATATGGCAGGAACATATGGATGTAGATGAAGTTGACAGAGCTGAATCTTGGATAAAGATTGAACATGTCAGATCACCTTCTGAAAATCAAGATGACGTAAAAGTGTGTTTTTCAGATGATAATGCATCAAGTACCAGGCTGATTCAAGAGTGCTATGCAAGGGCAACAAGCTCTGGACAATCTTCCACGTGCCATTTAGGCAAGAACAGACATTCCCCTTCTAGGAGTGCAGGTAGGTGATATCTACAGGATgtcagtttccttttttttttcaaaaagtgtAGCAAAAATGTCcattaaatttttcacaaaagcAGCAGTTCCAATTTCATCAAATATGTGTTTCCCTGTGGAGAAATGGCATGTTTGTCTGATTTGTATCATTTAAAACAATGAACGGGAAAGGTTCGTTATTGAATGCACATCTTTTGTTTGCATGCCCTCCTTACCTGTCTCATAGTACATTACAGCACACCTACGGGAATTGTTCATCAAAAGAGCgtcatgttttttaattttctgtAATAGATTATGAGTGCCAAAAGTTAGTCTGTTTCATTTACATGAGTGACATGGCCAGATTTTTACAAGAGAACTACTCATGCATTTCCGTAGAGGGTTCAGATCAAAACTTCATTGATGAGGAGACAAAAGGAAGTGGAGAACCAAATGGACGATGCAGCAAAAAGCGACTGAAGTCTACTGCTAATACGATGGACGATCAAGTAATGAAGGGTACCTTTGAGGGCCTGTATGGATAAGGGTAGTTTCTTGAAATTTTTTGGGTTTAGCTACAATTTGAACTAAATACTAAACTTTCTCGGATCCCCTTATCCAAACACCCCTTAATTGTGTTATGTTTTCTTCATACTTTGTGACTTCGTTTCTAACCTTTTGACATTGCATGGCCTCGTAGGTGGTTCCATTTGTGAAGGCAGAGTTACAGGAAGCAAGAGAAAAGGATGCAGATATCCATGACAACTCAATGGAAGCGGATGCTAAAGGTCACGAGCCACAAGGATAATGCCCATCCACGAAGTGTTCTTCAAGCCTGACTAACAACACTCACTCAGTAACTTTAAATCACCATGACATCTAGATCGTAGAGGAGAATTCACTTAGTGCAAGCTTGTAAGGTTGGTTAGACTTAAAACTATCCACTTTGTAAGATAAAGTGTTTTTTTAGAGTGTAGCTTTTCCAGCTCTTGATAATGGTTAGTAGGGAACCAAAGTGTTCTGTTTGGGTCTAGAAAAGTTTTGTTTGGTGTGGAGTGCAACCAGCATAAACCAGCTTGTTTGGTGCACCCGACTGTGAAAGTGTGACTtagcttcagagttcagaaagaTGTGCGACCGTGATTGCCAGGAGGTTTGCATGGTTTTTGCAATAGCTTGAGAACCGtatctaaggccctgtttaggaGAGCTTTATTATGAGAATCAACTGGTGAGAATATGAAAAAATTGGGGTTTTTTTGGCTCTTGACTTACTATTATCAAAATTGTACAACCACATATTTTTAGAATCTGGATGAAAATTTcaactgtttgggggagcttctaacATCTAAAGATTATAGAAAAAGTTGTAGTCGTCAGAAGCTTTCCAAAACAGACCCGAATTTGTCACGGGTCAGAAATGAAATTCTCGGTGACGGTATGCTCCATTGGATTGCTGTGTATTTGTGTAAGCTGCGTCCTGCCTGTGGTTGAAGGATCCTTTGAAACCCAGAAATTTCACATAATTtacttccccccccccccccccccttttgtCAAAAGTATGTCTCGTtaaccttaaaaaaaagagtatatcTCGTTTAAAGCAAGATGATCAAACCTttgtaagagcaggtacaatagcaggctataagccagctataaatatattttaaagagataaaggaaaaaagagaagagcagcgggctacatatctgtagccagctgcaacacggactccaaaacatactgtgtgtatgacagatagaaccaggtattaatagtatagtaagcaactattgcataaattggctattacatttgctataaatgatttggagctaatagttggctatactattaaacttgctctaaggctATGTTTGGCACACCCTTCCCATCCCctttccctcgttttccacgcgcacgcttttcaaactgctaatggtgtgttttttacaaaaagtttctatacgaaagttgcttcaaaaatcaaattaatctatttttgaaaaaatagctaatacttaattattcacacgctaatggaccgctccgttttccgtgtttATTCTGGTTGGGAACACCTCATggcgaacacaccctaattcTGATCATCTTTAATTTCTTAGATGACTAgttttaaaacaaaacaaacatatacaaGATTCGCCTTGAAAAATGCTACCATAACATCATAGACTTATTAGACTTTATAATTTTACTATTCTATTATAAAATCAGTCAATGAAATTTCAGAAGTTTGATGGGGAGTAGTTTAATtcctacccaaaaaaaaaaaaaattcgaaattCCTTTGCCAAGCGAAGGGAGACCTATATTCTTTTCTGTatccggcccggcccggcccatcccGGCCCAGCCTAATTTTATTTATCTTTAGGACACGGCCACACAGCTCTCTCGGCCGTTGTTTTCTTCCACGCGCTCTGCAACGCCACCGCTcccccgctcgtcgccggcgccgccgccggaggagaagCCGACGAGATCGGCGACGCGCGCAACCATCCCGCCGGTCTCCCGCGACCCCGGATCTCTCCAACATGGTACATCTCACTCCGTCCCTCTCCGTCTCCCTGCGCGAGAGCGcgtttttccttttctggtTCCAGGATCCGTCGACGTAGGGTTCGTCTCTGGCCTCTTTGGGGGAGATGGAGACCACGGGGGAGAAGGTGAATCCCTGCGCTTTCGTTCTGTGGGGGCGGTGAGGGTTAGGGATTGGAGCTCGAACTCGGAGACGGGGCGTGGGGGTGAGGTGGAAGCCCTAGCTTAGGTAGATCTGTCGCGGCATCGGGTGGATATGGTGGTTAGGGCGGTGAAATTTTGTGGGCTTTGTTAGGGTGAGAGGATCCAGCGATGGAATTCGACGTACCCATTAGGCGACATTTTGCTGTTTGAAATGATGTGCTAATTATCTCTGTAGATTCAGTGGTTATGTAACACAGTGATTTTTTAGGGTCGTGCGTGATCATTTTTCCTAGCTGATATCCTATTTTACTGGGATGATTCATAACAAGAAATTGTAGATTCCTGATTATTTCAAACTAATGATCGCCCAGCGCTGATTTGCTAACTCAATGTGGGTTTGTAGTCTACTGTCAAGGGACAGACCAGGAGGGAGAGGCCTAGAGGAGCTCGCCCTCATGGATTGACGAAGCAGAAGAGGCAGGAAATAAAGGAGGCGTTTGATCTGTTCGACACAGATAACTCTGGTACTGCATTTGTTTGGTTGTGTTTTTGCTTATTTCTGTTACAATACTCACGCTGATCATATGTTGTCCTAATCATGCTTATCTCCCAGGAACCATTGATGCCAAAGAGTTGAATGTTGCCATGAGGTAGGAAATTCATCGGCATTGTTATTTCTACCCTGTTTTCTTCAGTTTGTTAATGGTGATGATGCCTCTGAAATTGTTGCTTTTATTTACAGAGCCTTGGGATTTGAGATGACAGAAGAAGTATATTTCCTCTTTCTCCACTTACTaatgccttcttcttcttcttcttcttcttcttcttcttcttcttttgtatTTTCTGATTCCCCCCTACGTGATCTGCAGTGTACTAGTGTAGTGTACGGCGGTTGCTCTTTACCTGTATAGTTATAGTAATTTGTGCCCATGACCAGATATGGAGGAAATCCTTCTTACTGATCAGCCTCTTTCTTTCTGGGTAATGCAGCAAATTAACCAGATGATTGCTGATGTGGACAAAGATGGTAGTGGATCCATAGATTATGAGGAGTTTGAGCATATGATGACTGCTAAGATTGGAGAGAGAGACAGTAAAGAAGAACTTACGAAAGCATTCAGTATTATCGACCAAGATAAAAATGTAaagtttttctctcttttcacCCTTCAGTACAGCATCTCTTTTCTTGTTAAGTTGTTATTGTGCTAGAATATCAATTGATTGaccaaaacttttttatattgtGAAAAGGTCAGTTTTGTATTAGTAGACAATCAACCAAGTGCTCTCttatttataattatattagATCAGCATCATGCACATTTTTTCTTAGTTCTAGACATTGAAGTTTTACTTAATATATATTCTCTAAGTTTGTAATGGGTTTCGCTATATGAAAGGACATGCTTGTATTTATAACACTGCCATGATCTGACAAAGTATCGTTCTGAAGAGTATTATCATAACTCATGCAGGGGAAGATATCAGATGTTGATATTCAGCGAATTGCCAAGGAATTAGGTGAAAACTTCACTTATCAAGAGATTCAAGAAATGGTGCAAGAGGCAGATCGAAATGGTTAGCTGTTTCTTGGAGCTTGAAAgaacttattttttttgtgctaTTTGTCCAACTGAAGTAGCAAGCTATTTAATTTCATTCCTGTTCTGTCTTCAGGTGATGGCGAgatagattttgatgagttcATTAGGATGATGAGGAGGACTGGATATGGTTACTAGATGGATGGACAGGATGGTGCAGCGAGTGTATGATCTTGTGCAGTTGTTTTATGACCACCACCGTGTCTCTCCCTAATGTATTTACCGCTGTAGTTTACTCTGAACAAGAGCAACCATGCTGTGTACTGTGTACTTTAACTATGGTAACATATTTATGCACATGTTTTCTATTCGACGGCACTATCACCTACAATAGATCTTGATTGTGATTGCGAGCATGAGATTTTTTCCATCGACTCGAATGGTCCATGTTTGTCTGGTGATAACATGTTGGAATGGACTGAAATTTGGCAGCA is a genomic window of Oryza glaberrima chromosome 7, OglaRS2, whole genome shotgun sequence containing:
- the LOC127780012 gene encoding vacuolar protein sorting-associated protein 27 isoform X1: MAMETPPPFQESAHCDVCRCTFTTFRRRHHCRNCGRTLCHEHSSYHMALPQYGIYTDVRVCYDCFNKSSSRGGVGNAGSPGSVSSAADSFSGLNLGEDDASSPMKNSAFHSAPAVIECKCGMPLCICEAPKPEPVPVKQSISTTSSSAQSNPRPKKSSTNQQSAESSVKKASATSSSNSSSFLNLGLMSNDTNDKGPSEYDVTGEGLREAIKSGDIKAVKKLLSQGVDSNYCDKQGFTLLHLAALFNQTVIALILMDNGANIQSKNGQGETPLDCAPAMLQYKMRQRMEELAASQRP
- the LOC127780012 gene encoding vacuolar protein sorting-associated protein 27 isoform X2, which translates into the protein MAMETPPPFQESAHCDVCRCTFTTFRRRHHCRNCGRTLCHEHSSYHMALPQYGIYTDVRVCYDCFNKSSSRGGVGNAGSPGSVSSAADSFSGLNLGEDDASSPMKNSAFHSAPAVIECKCGMPLCICEAPKPEPVPVKSISTTSSSAQSNPRPKKSSTNQQSAESSVKKASATSSSNSSSFLNLGLMSNDTNDKGPSEYDVTGEGLREAIKSGDIKAVKKLLSQGVDSNYCDKQGFTLLHLAALFNQTVIALILMDNGANIQSKNGQGETPLDCAPAMLQYKMRQRMEELAASQRP
- the LOC127778502 gene encoding uncharacterized protein LOC127778502 isoform X1 — translated: MMEEGLAVADLRELVHLPDVLVVCTSVGWTNEKHMLYLSLLEESFVSQLHDSKYSFKELFNHSPGACIHELSSKGHVKNVEAEQEHMDVDEVDRAESWIKIEHVRSPSENQDDVKVCFSDDNASSTRLIQECYARATSSGQSSTCHLGKNRHSPSRSAEGSDQNFIDEETKGSGEPNGRCSKKRLKSTANTMDDQVVPFVKAELQEAREKDADIHDNSMEADAKGHEPQG
- the LOC127778502 gene encoding uncharacterized protein LOC127778502 isoform X2, with the protein product MMEEGLAVADLRELVHLPDVLVVCTSVGWTNEKHMLYLSLLEESFVSQLHDSKYSFKELFNHSPGACIHELSSKGHVKNVEAEQEHMDVDEVDRAESWIKIEHVRSPSENQDDVKVCFSDDNASSTRLIQECYARATSSGQSSTCHLGKNRHSPSRSAEGSDQNFIDEETKGSGEPNGRCSKKRLKSTANTMDDQVMKGTFEGLYG
- the LOC127778502 gene encoding uncharacterized protein LOC127778502 isoform X3, with the translated sequence MLYLSLLEESFVSQLHDSKYSFKELFNHSPGACIHELSSKGHVKNVEAEQEHMDVDEVDRAESWIKIEHVRSPSENQDDVKVCFSDDNASSTRLIQECYARATSSGQSSTCHLGKNRHSPSRSAEGSDQNFIDEETKGSGEPNGRCSKKRLKSTANTMDDQVVPFVKAELQEAREKDADIHDNSMEADAKGHEPQG
- the LOC127778507 gene encoding probable calcium-binding protein CML13 — translated: MSTVKGQTRRERPRGARPHGLTKQKRQEIKEAFDLFDTDNSGTIDAKELNVAMRALGFEMTEEQINQMIADVDKDGSGSIDYEEFEHMMTAKIGERDSKEELTKAFSIIDQDKNGKISDVDIQRIAKELGENFTYQEIQEMVQEADRNGDGEIDFDEFIRMMRRTGYGY